GTTATCGATCAGTCTCTGGGCCCACAGTTATCAGTCAAGGTCTCAGAAATATATTGCATCAACCCCAAGTGTAGAAAACACAGTCAGGTTCCAGTGGTTTGTGTAACTTGACAACAAATGTAATCACAATTTCGAATGGATGAGagtttttttcacacagtgaaaaTTTCAGCCTATacagaggaacagaaacagaCTTGCGGAGCTAGAAACACATCATCACAACAACAAGCAAAAAGAAACCGAGTCAATACCGCAGTCACTTTCTGTGTCACAGACACAAAACAAATCTCCCTCAGTCAGACTGACAGGAACAGAATCCCTCTCCCACCTCACATTTCGTTGTAGATCGTGACAGATCTTTATTGGATCCCACCTTAACCAATCAGAGAGACTAAATGTTGGGGAATAATTCTGTGTAAACTACCCAATCAGGAAACAGACTTTCCGCCATCCTTCATTAGCATTGATGACGTCGTCAGTCTATAAAGAGCAGCTCCGAGCCCGCTTTCCCTTATTCTGTGTCTGAAAGTGAGCGGCGCTATGGCTGATGAgaagaaagcacagcaagcctCCAAGAAGGGCGCGAAGAAAATCATCAAGAAGACGCCAGCGAAGGGTGGCAGAAAGAGGAAGCGGACCAGGAAAGAAAGTTACTCCATCTACATCTACAAAGTGATGAAGCAGGTTCACcccgacaccggcatctcctccAAGGCCATGAGCATCATGAACTCGTTCGTCAACGATATTTTCGAGCGCATCGCGGGGGAGGCTTCCCGCCTGGCCCATTACAACAAGCGCAGCACCATCAGCTCCCGGGAGATCCAGACCGCCGTGCGGCTGCTGCTGCCCGGGGAGCTGGCCAAGCACGCCGTGTCGGAGGGCACAAAGGCGGTGACCAAGTACACCAGCTCCAAGTGAAGGACCGCactgcactgaaacacacacgTCCATAACCCAAAGGCTCTTATAAGAGCCACCCACAACCTCCCTGACGCAGCTGAACCGTTTCTTTAAGGGTTGTTTGTTTTAGTTTGCATgtgattcttgataagcaagatGAAAAATCTTATTTTTGTGTTTAATAAGTGCTTTGCAAGTTATtcgggagtgtgggggagagagcagACGAGGCGCCAGTGAGTCGTTTTTCATATTGCTTGTTCACCCCTGGCAGAAAAATGCCCACGTCTTTCCCTCCCACGATTAATGCCTTTTACTTTACATTTCCAATGCGCGGGTGAGATCCGTTTTTTCGCAATGCAAAATAAAGCTGCTTGTTGTGGGTGAGAGACTTTCAAAGCGAACCGAGAGAACACCAACACAGGTACCGGACCGAAACGTGGGGCTTTTGCTGAATCTGATCGAGAGCGATGAAGGATAGCTTTAAAATATCGTCTTAAAAACGTGTTCGCTCTCGATGCTGAGCCGGAAGATTGTTTATGTGCTGGTTTATGAGCATATCGGGGTGGTATTAAAATGTGCAAAGAAAAGACATGTTGCAGACTGCAGTGTTTGGCCTGTTTTGTTTCAGCTTCTCAacgtttagaaaataatccactGTCGAGATCAGAAATGGGCAAATGAGGGAGAGTAAGACCGTGTGAAGTACACACTTGTAAACTAAAAGTAAACTATCACGcatattaatgttttttttaaacgtcCTCAGTTTTTTGTACTTCATTTTTCAGGTAAAACATACTCCTTTTGTTTAGAATTTGGCGGGATTTTCAAATTGGAAAGAAAGCGGTTGATGATTTGGTGCCTGTCGTTGCCGCCCTCCTCCCCCGATTGGGGAATGAAGCAGATTTGATTCAGGATTAGGAGATGCTGACCAATCGGAAATGGCCACCCCATCATTCCTCCCGAAGGTATTAGAGACCGCAGTGTGGGCGGAGTGTAGTATTCTCTCTGTAAGTGTTTGTGACAATGTCTGGAAGAGGAAAGGGCGGTGGGAAAGGTCGCGCCAAGGCGAAGTCTCGGTCGTCCCGGGCTGGCCTGCAGTTCCCGGTGGGCCGTGTTCACAGGCTCCTGAGAAAGGGCAACTATGCTGAGCGTGTGGGTGCCGGAGCGCCGGTCTATCTGGCTGCGGTGCTGGAGTATCTGACGGCTGAAATCCTGGAGCTGGCCGGCAACGCGGCCCGGGACAACAAGAAGACCCGCATCATCCCCAGGCACCTGCAGCTGGCCGTGCGCAACGACGAGGAGCTC
This sequence is a window from Hemiscyllium ocellatum isolate sHemOce1 chromosome 49, sHemOce1.pat.X.cur, whole genome shotgun sequence. Protein-coding genes within it:
- the LOC132837188 gene encoding histone H2B 1/2-like; protein product: MADEKKAQQASKKGAKKIIKKTPAKGGRKRKRTRKESYSIYIYKVMKQVHPDTGISSKAMSIMNSFVNDIFERIAGEASRLAHYNKRSTISSREIQTAVRLLLPGELAKHAVSEGTKAVTKYTSSK
- the LOC132837154 gene encoding histone H2A-like encodes the protein MSGRGKGGGKGRAKAKSRSSRAGLQFPVGRVHRLLRKGNYAERVGAGAPVYLAAVLEYLTAEILELAGNAARDNKKTRIIPRHLQLAVRNDEELNKLLGGVTIAQGGVLPNIQAVLLPKKTTAAGSAKK